CGTCCGCGCAGGCCATGGCGCGCTTCGGCGCCGTGCCGATCCTGCCGGAACGCGCACCGGAGCTGTGGTCGATGCTCGACGAGCTGAGCGCGCGCGCCGGACTGCCGCGGCGTCCGGTCCTCTACTATCTGCCGAGTCCGGCCGCCAATGCCTTTACCGTCGGCGGCCGCGGCGCCGCCGCGGTGGCGCTGACCGACGGCCTGCTCAGGCGGCTCGCGCCGCGCGAGCTGGCCGGGGTGTTGGCACACGAGATCGGACATATCCACAGCGGCGACCTGCGGGTGATGGCGATCGCCGACCTGATGAGCCGGGCCATCGCCCTGTGCGCGCAGATCGGGGTCCTGCTGGCCCTGTTCAGCCTGCCGCTGATGCTGTTCGGCCACGTGGCGCTCAATCCCCTCGCCCTGGGTCTGCTCATCTTCGCGCCGTATCCGGCGGCGCTGGCTCAGCTCGCGCTGTCGCGCACGCGCGAATACGATGCGGACCGTTTCGCCGTCGGCCTGACCGGGGATCCCGAGGGTCTTGCCTCCGCGCTGGCCAAGCTGGACGAGGGGCGGCAGGGCTGGCTCGCGCGCATCCTGCTGCCCGGCTATCGGCGCGAGCCCGCGCTGCTGCGCTCGCACCCGTCGAGCGCGCGGCGCATCGCACGTCTGGCCGAATACCGCCCGGTGCCCGCGCGTTCGACACCCTGGCGGCATGGCGAGGCCGGTTTCGCCGCCGGCGCAGGGCATGGTCGCGGCGCGATGTCGCCGCGTCGCTGGGGCGCGTTCCGATGGTGAGCGTTTTTCGACAACCCGACAGTGAGGTCGTCCCGTGAGTGATTCATTGCACATCGTGTGTCCGCATTGCGATGCGGTCAATCGCATCCCCGCCGCCCGCCTGGCCGACGGCCCCGGCTGCGGCAGCTGCCATCGCCCGCTGTTCACCGGCGAGCCGCTGCCGCTGACCGCCGAGCGTTTCCACAAGCACGTCGCGCGCAGCGACATTCCCCTGCTGGTCGATTTCTGGGCGCCATGGTGCGGCCCCTGCCGGATGATGGCGCCTTACTTCGCCGAGGCGGCGGCGCAGCTCGAACCGCACGTGCGCCTGGTCAAGGTCGACACCGAGGCGGAGCCGGCGCTGGGGGCGCAGTTCTCGATCCGCAGCATCCCCACGCTGGCGCTGTTCAAGGGCGGTCGCGAGGCGGCGCGTCAGGCGGGCGCCATGGGTACGGCCGACATCGTGCGCTGGGCAAGGGCCAACGGCGGCGCCTAGCCGGGCTCCTGGTCGTCGCGCCGGCGGTTGTCCCAGAAGCGTTCGAGCGGGAATGCGCGGTCCTGCTTGACGGTGCGCGTGACCACGTAGGTGAAGTAGCGCTCCACGCCCATGCCGTCCTCCAGCCAGCCGTCGATGAAGCGCTGGTAGGCGACGATATCGGCGGCCACGACCAGCAGCAGATAGTCGAAGCCGCCGGCGACCGCGTAGCAGGACAGCACCTCCGGGCGTTGCGCCACCGCGCCTTCGAAGCGCGCGAAATCCTCCGCGCGATGGCGGGTGAGCGTGACCTCGACCAGGAAGTGGGCGACGTCGAGCAGTTCGTCGATCGCCACCTCGGCATGGTAGCCGCGCACCAGACCCTCGCGTTCGAGCCGGCGCAACCGCTCCCAGCAGGGGGTGGGCGAGAGGTGGATGGCCTCGGCCAGGCGCAGCTTGGACATCCGCCCGTCGCGCTGCAGCGCCGTCAGAATGGCGAGGTCGTAACGGTCCAGTCGCGCGCGCCTCATCGCGAACCGCCTCGTGTCCGTCTGCCGTGGCGGGCGGACCTCATGCGCCGTGTCCGCCGTCGCGGCCGACCACGGCCAGCGTGTCGCCGCGTGCCACGCCGCCGCGGGCCGCACGGCACACCAGCACGCCGTCGGCCGGTG
The Acidihalobacter prosperus DNA segment above includes these coding regions:
- a CDS encoding zinc metalloprotease HtpX — protein: MPPALPPAARRHAWRNALQSMLLLAFIAVFLTLLGWMLWGPAGLGLLVGLFVLPFVSGMSSAQAMARFGAVPILPERAPELWSMLDELSARAGLPRRPVLYYLPSPAANAFTVGGRGAAAVALTDGLLRRLAPRELAGVLAHEIGHIHSGDLRVMAIADLMSRAIALCAQIGVLLALFSLPLMLFGHVALNPLALGLLIFAPYPAALAQLALSRTREYDADRFAVGLTGDPEGLASALAKLDEGRQGWLARILLPGYRREPALLRSHPSSARRIARLAEYRPVPARSTPWRHGEAGFAAGAGHGRGAMSPRRWGAFRW
- the trxC gene encoding thioredoxin TrxC gives rise to the protein MSDSLHIVCPHCDAVNRIPAARLADGPGCGSCHRPLFTGEPLPLTAERFHKHVARSDIPLLVDFWAPWCGPCRMMAPYFAEAAAQLEPHVRLVKVDTEAEPALGAQFSIRSIPTLALFKGGREAARQAGAMGTADIVRWARANGGA
- a CDS encoding Lrp/AsnC family transcriptional regulator, coding for MRRARLDRYDLAILTALQRDGRMSKLRLAEAIHLSPTPCWERLRRLEREGLVRGYHAEVAIDELLDVAHFLVEVTLTRHRAEDFARFEGAVAQRPEVLSCYAVAGGFDYLLLVVAADIVAYQRFIDGWLEDGMGVERYFTYVVTRTVKQDRAFPLERFWDNRRRDDQEPG